From the genome of Salvelinus namaycush isolate Seneca chromosome 1, SaNama_1.0, whole genome shotgun sequence:
taccagtcaaaagtttggacacacctactcattcaagggttttctttatttttactattatccacattctagaataatagtgaagatatcaaaactataaaataacacatatggaatcatattgtaaccaaaaaagtgttaaacaactcaaaatatatttatattcttcaaagtagccaccctttgccttgatgacagctttgcacactcttggcattctctcaaccagcttcatgaggtagtcacttttggttactacataattacatatgtgttatttcatagttttgatgtcttcactattattctagaatgtagaaaacagtaaaaataaagaaaaacccttgaatgattaggtgtgtccaaacttttgactggtactgtgtatatacattttgacatacagtacattttatccttcgctcctgactgcatgtgctgccatagaaatagaatgaatagaacaagTGTCTCCATttaagtcaatgatggcataatgggtggactggcgacCATTGCAAAGTAGGAAGTAAAAGAAGGAAGTGTACCCAAATTTGTTGATTCatctcaactgacattacaaaaaaacattccattgcatgagccacatcagttaacacCACAATACCAGGCAGCGATTGCAAGTGTACCTATGAGTTTACAAGTCAAATTGCCACACGAATGCCCGGCCTTCTGGTCTTTAGTCAGTTGATcgcccctccccccaaaaataatgatagtcttcatccataaccgtcTGTTACACAGTAATTGTGTCAGCCCTACTTAATAGTGCCATCTAGTGATCAGCTTCTATACCAATTACTGCTTAATCTGTTACTTCATGTTTGCCCTTCAAAGTACTTCGGTACTTCAATACTTAATCCAATGTCTTTGGTTCTACTCCCCAGGTGTAACTCTGAGGTGAAGTACGACTCAGACAAGCACTACCGGGACCAGGTGTACTGCGCTCCTGTTCCAACGGTGACGTCCTACAGCGAGACGGTTGTTGCCATGCAGAACTGCACCTGGAGGAGTTACAAGTCACAGGTATACCTAGAGCCGCGCCAGAGGCCCCTGCACTACCAGAGCACCACCATTGTGTaccccaaacacaccaagaacaCTTACCGCACCACGCTCAACTACAACGCTACGGGCTCCCGCCGCTGGTTTGTCTCCACCGTCCAGCTGGAGTCCAGTGAGGACAGCAGCCCTTGCATCATCTATACAGAGGACCTCTAAACCTGATCCCTGCCTGGCTAATCCTACTGTTAtggaatggacacacacacacacacacagtcatattgCATAATATATTAGGGGTACTGTAGGGGAAGTACAGCGAATCACATAGGCCTTTAAAGAGCTGTACTTCATGGTTCATTATTTGTCTGATTGAGTTAAGCGCTGCCAGTCTGTAGCCTCGTCTCATCTCCAGACACACCTCTGATAGTTGAACATGACTAATTAAGGCTTGATGGTAGTATGTTACACATCTTGTTGACTGTCAATATGTATTATAGAAATGACATATTCATGAATGCTCAAAAGGGAAAATGTGTGAATACACAGACAGACTCATGAAAAGCAGCCTTTGTGTAAATGATGTGGGTATTCTGAAAAGAGGGGGAAACAGAAATGCAATACTTAGCATTTGAAAGATTGGACCAAAGATTTTGTATCAAAGGAGGTTTCACCCTAGTAGTGAGTCATGTCTTTGTCTCAACCTCATCGAACTGTCAGAAAGGACTCCTGCATTAGATCTACTTCACAACTGTGCATATTTCTCATCACAACATGTCCTGAGGGTGTCATGAGCATTTTCACCTCCAGTGATGTTGAACTCCTCTCTGCGGCTCTGCTGTCTTGCTTTGACACCAAACCACATCTCCATGACATAAACTCCAGAATCTGCCTTTTTTGTCTGATAGACAAAGGTCTTTTAAAGGAAAATATCACATTCTCTTACCATTTTCTACAACCAGTCAGAAACAGAGTCTTAGCAGACACCTTAAacagcaggcagacagacagtcaatGTTTCTGTTATAGAATGCCTCTGGTGAAGGAGATGCTCTTTGTCGCTGCCATAACTACAACATGCCAGTTGGAAATGCCGAACTTGGATCCAAtgaggagggagagcagagctAACCAGTTAATACTGTGACTAGCTGGGCAAACCTGAGGAACATTTCTGTCTGTTTTTAGACAGCTCTAACCTCTGATGTCCTGATTGTTTGGCAGACTGGTAAACACAACCATAAAAATCCCAACAGCTACTCTCTCTAGCACACTGTTGTAATATACTGGATAAGGAAATGGGTGGCTTGGATTTATATACTGCTGTCAGGTGATGTAGGAAAATAATAAAGATGTAATATAGATTATTAAGAATTGCCTGATCTGGCTCACAACCTCTTTTTGTCTGTCTTATATACATATGGATTATGGAACCTGGTAAATGTTGAACTGTGTATTATGAATTCAGATATCTTAcctcaggtaaaaaaaaaaaatctctactCTATTTCATTGAAAATGTGTATTCCCTACTTTTAATTGATATATtgagcaatttaaaaaaaatgcaaaCTGTAGTTAATGTAGGTGTTGAAAATGTACAAAGAAAGgtgtgttttgtacactcaagaATATGGACAGAAGAAAGTAAGGAGAGAAAGTGGAGAGAGGCTGTGCAGTTTTATCAGCGGTTTTTGGAGGGTTTCTTGAGGGTTAAGATGTTCTGAATACTTACAATACTGAGGGTTTGAACCATAGGTATTATAGTGGCTTGCACAGAAAGATAGTTCACTGGAAAGATTGTTGTGGGTTTATGTGATGTGCAGAAGGTATCTGAGAAGTCATTATTGGTACGTTTGAGGTGATGAAAATCTAGGGGTCTGTTTTTGGTTGTTTTTCTTATTATTAAAGTTAGTGTTCGCTAACGGTTGATTTTGTTCTTGTAAAATACTTTCCTGTTGTATATGTGGTATTGAGGCATTCTCtttatatttttgtatattttcTGTCAATCATCTTTTTTTGTTTTGGACAagagaaaataatttaaaaagacAAATGTATATCTTAATTGAATAAAAAACGAAATTCCAAAACACAAAGTGCACTATGACCTCTTGTATTctcaatattttattttcagcaGATTAAAAGTGCCTAAAAGCCTGGAACACAAAGCTGCAGTTGACAACCTGACTTAAATTCACAGCAGCATTCCCATGGCTTCTCCAAAGTTAAAGATAGGGCCAGGAACAAACAATCCATACAGCCCCTCTGTTATTAAAGACAGGCCATTATTTTAATTTTGTGTTCACCACAAAGGAAAGGAATATAATTtttccagcagcagcagcacaggaAAAAGGAAGTTCCCCAGACATAGAGCGCCAGGGAAAAGGTCACATTAAATGTGGCG
Proteins encoded in this window:
- the rflna gene encoding refilin-A, which translates into the protein MVGHLHLQAMDDSLKGKNREGLLDSPDSGLPPSPSPPFYSLSPGLLESRSGSCTTPVENHGYYKKESKEGKLLPYLLLNSTGTDPRARMYPVFFGESIEVNPKPETEIKCNSEVKYDSDKHYRDQVYCAPVPTVTSYSETVVAMQNCTWRSYKSQVYLEPRQRPLHYQSTTIVYPKHTKNTYRTTLNYNATGSRRWFVSTVQLESSEDSSPCIIYTEDL